A DNA window from Daucus carota subsp. sativus chromosome 3, DH1 v3.0, whole genome shotgun sequence contains the following coding sequences:
- the LOC108210525 gene encoding serine/threonine-protein kinase PEPKR2 isoform X2: MRKKRKGTELLCPNRKDVLGSTSDDSGSARSNLRCHYSLEDYDRLKKRCKEGVESVDETVGSCRVRLAGIAATAPACATTSLSGLSGRGIKRKIGCIDAATQMGRKNKIEDDFISGATIGKGKFGSVWLCRSKVSEEDFACKTLHKGEETVHREVEIMQHLSGHPGVVTLKAVYEDPKSFHLVMELCSGGRLIDQMTKQGRYSEQQAANIFKDLMLVIKYCHEMGVVHRDIKPENILLTNSDQSLNGIAGSPAYVAPEVLLGNYSEKVDIWSAGVLLYALLAGALPFKGNSLEDVFEAIKTVKLDFQAGIWESISKPLRDLLERILTRDAAARITADEILAHPWILFYTERTLRTLSFKSKTKNQPGSHHLPVSFIPNSSRKIRDSNFVDDDSSRNSSSESLSQEKDEQDDCGFVDALAVAISHVTISEPKRSRLCGPTSPIREQCSSNVTSNSLCKAF, encoded by the exons ATGAGGAAGAAGAGAAAGGGAACTGAATTGTTGTGCCCAAATCGGAAAGATGTTTTGGGATCAACTAGTGATGATTCGGGGTCGGCGAGATCCAACTTAAGGTGTCATTATTCGTTAGAAGATTATGATAGGTTGAAGAAGAGGTGTAAAGAAGGTGTTGAAAGTGTTGATGAGACTGTTGGGTCATGTAGAGTGAGGCTTGCTGGGATTGCTGCTACTGCTCCGGCTTGTGCAACGACATCCTTGTCTGGTTTGTCGGGGAGAGGGATTAAGAGGAAGATAGGGTGTATTGATGCAGCGACGCAAATGGGTCGGAAGAATAAGATTGAAGATGATTTCATTTCTGGGGCTACGATTGGTAAAGGAAAGTTTGGGTCAGTTTGGTTGTGTAGGAGTAAGGTTAGTGAAGAGGACTTTGCATGTAAAACGTTGCATAAAGGGGAGGAGACAGTGCATCGTGAGGTGGAGATAATGCAGCATTTATCAGGGCATCCTGGAGTTGTTACTTTGAAAGCAGTTTATGAGGATCCCAAAAGCTTTCACCTTGTAATGGAGTTGTGTTCAGGTGGAAGGTTGATTGATCAGATGACGAAGCAGGGAAGGTATTCTGAGCAACAAGCGGCTAATATTTTTAAGGATTTGATGCTGGTGATTAAGTATTGTCATGAGATGGGAGTTGTCCATAGAGATATAAAGCCTGAAAATATTCTTCTCACAAACTCTG ACCAAAGTTTAAATGGAATAGCAGGAAGTCCGGCTTATGTTGCCCCGGAAGTCTTGTTAGGGAATTACTCTGAGAAAGTGGATATCTGGAGTGCTGGAGTCCTTCTATATGCTTTGTTGGCTGGTGCTCTTCCATTTAAAGGAAACTCGCTAGAAGACGTTTTCGAGGCAATTAAGACTGTGAAGCTCGATTTCCAAGCTGGGATATGGGAATCTATATCGAAACCTTTGAGAGATTTGCTCGAGCGTATACTTACAAGGGATGCTGCTGCAAGAATAACGGCTGATGAAATATTAG CACATCCTTGGATTTTGTTTTACACCGAGCGCACCTTGAGGACATTATCTTTTAAGTCAAAAACAAAGAATCAGCCAGGATCTCACCACTTACCCGTATCATTTATTCCAAACTCTAGTAGAAAGATAAGAGACAGCAATTTTGTCGATGATGATTCTAGTCGAAATTCATCGTCTGAAAGTTTAAGCCAGGAAAAAGACGAGCAGGATGACTGTGGTTTTGTCGATGCACTTGCAGTTGCAATCTCACATGTGACTATTTCTGAGCCAAAGAGGAGCAGGTTGTGTGGTCCTACCAGTCCAATACGAGAGCAGTGTTCATCTAACGTGACATCTAACAGTCTTTGCAAAGCATTCTGA
- the LOC108211547 gene encoding CRS2-associated factor 2, mitochondrial produces MLKPKLCIRLYPTNLIYTYRNLTQSHYDPPFSPISKPLQTQTPSKPKSKKPKTPKAPQKTQISDPFPLKSDLPFDFKYSYSETNSSVKPIAFRETPKFSPFGPGRLDRKWTGTCAPVDGEVEKLTEEAARKRKEVLGEDLSEDEVSELVERYWHSDCSRQINLGKGGVTHNMLDDIHSHWKRAEAVRIKCLGVPTLDMSAICFHLEDKSGGKIIYRNINILLLYRGRHYDPNNRPTIPLMLWKPREPIFPKLVKNVADGMTFDETKEMRNRGLNSSPLMKLTRNGVYVNVVERVREAFNAEEVVRLDCTHVGTSDCKKIGVKLRDLVPCVPILFKDEQIILWRGNDGQK; encoded by the exons ATGCTGAAACCCAAGCTGTGTATACGCCTTTATCCAACCAATCTAATCTACACATACAGAAATTTAACCCAGTCTCACTACGACCCACCTTTCTCTCCCATCTCTAAACCCCTCCAAACTCAAACCCCTTCAAAGCCCAAATCCAAGAAACCTAAAACCCCAAAAGCCCCTCAAAAAACCCAAATTTCCGACCCTTTCCCGCTGAAATCAGACCTGCCCTTTGATTTCAAGTACTCATATTCCGAGACCAACAGCTCTGTTAAGCCCATTGCGTTTCGAGAAACCCCAAAGTTTTCGCCTTTTGGGCCGGGACGGCTTGACCGGAAATGGACCGGGACTTGTGCTCCGGTTGATGGGGAGGTAGAGAAGTTGACGGAGGAGGCGGCGAGGAAGAGGAAGGAGGTTCTTGGAGAGGATTTGAGTGAGGATGAAGTGTCTGAGCTTGTCGAACGGTATTGGCATAGTGATTGTTCTAGGCAGATTAATTTGG gGAAGGGAGGAGTAACTCACAACATGCTAGATGATATCCACAGCCACTGGAAGAGAGCTGAAGCTGTGAGAATTAAGTGTTTAGGAGTGCCAACACTTGATATGAGTGCTATTTGCTTCCATCTTGAG GACAAATCTGGAGGAAAGATTATATACCGCAACATTAATATTCTTCTTCTGTATCGCGGTCGACATTATGACCCAAATAATAGACCAACAATTCCTTTGATGTTGTGGAAGCCACGTGAACCGATATTTCCCAAGCTTGTGAAGAATGTTGCTGATGGCATGACATTTGACGAAACAAAGGAAATGAGAAACAGAGGACTAAATTCTTCTCCACTAATGAAACTTA CCAGGAATGGTGTCTATGTAAACGTAgtggagagagtgagagaggcCTTTAATGCTGAAGAAGTTGTAAGGTTGGATTGTACTCATGTTGGTACCAGTGACTGCAAAAAGATAGGCGTGAAATTAAGG GATTTAGTACCTTGTGTCCCTATCTTGTTCAAGGATGAGCAGATCATACTATGGAGGGGAAATGATGGTCAAaagtaa
- the LOC108210525 gene encoding serine/threonine-protein kinase PEPKR2 isoform X1 encodes MRKKRKGTELLCPNRKDVLGSTSDDSGSARSNLRCHYSLEDYDRLKKRCKEGVESVDETVGSCRVRLAGIAATAPACATTSLSGLSGRGIKRKIGCIDAATQMGRKNKIEDDFISGATIGKGKFGSVWLCRSKVSEEDFACKTLHKGEETVHREVEIMQHLSGHPGVVTLKAVYEDPKSFHLVMELCSGGRLIDQMTKQGRYSEQQAANIFKDLMLVIKYCHEMGVVHRDIKPENILLTNSGKIKLADFGLAMRITNDQSLNGIAGSPAYVAPEVLLGNYSEKVDIWSAGVLLYALLAGALPFKGNSLEDVFEAIKTVKLDFQAGIWESISKPLRDLLERILTRDAAARITADEILAHPWILFYTERTLRTLSFKSKTKNQPGSHHLPVSFIPNSSRKIRDSNFVDDDSSRNSSSESLSQEKDEQDDCGFVDALAVAISHVTISEPKRSRLCGPTSPIREQCSSNVTSNSLCKAF; translated from the exons ATGAGGAAGAAGAGAAAGGGAACTGAATTGTTGTGCCCAAATCGGAAAGATGTTTTGGGATCAACTAGTGATGATTCGGGGTCGGCGAGATCCAACTTAAGGTGTCATTATTCGTTAGAAGATTATGATAGGTTGAAGAAGAGGTGTAAAGAAGGTGTTGAAAGTGTTGATGAGACTGTTGGGTCATGTAGAGTGAGGCTTGCTGGGATTGCTGCTACTGCTCCGGCTTGTGCAACGACATCCTTGTCTGGTTTGTCGGGGAGAGGGATTAAGAGGAAGATAGGGTGTATTGATGCAGCGACGCAAATGGGTCGGAAGAATAAGATTGAAGATGATTTCATTTCTGGGGCTACGATTGGTAAAGGAAAGTTTGGGTCAGTTTGGTTGTGTAGGAGTAAGGTTAGTGAAGAGGACTTTGCATGTAAAACGTTGCATAAAGGGGAGGAGACAGTGCATCGTGAGGTGGAGATAATGCAGCATTTATCAGGGCATCCTGGAGTTGTTACTTTGAAAGCAGTTTATGAGGATCCCAAAAGCTTTCACCTTGTAATGGAGTTGTGTTCAGGTGGAAGGTTGATTGATCAGATGACGAAGCAGGGAAGGTATTCTGAGCAACAAGCGGCTAATATTTTTAAGGATTTGATGCTGGTGATTAAGTATTGTCATGAGATGGGAGTTGTCCATAGAGATATAAAGCCTGAAAATATTCTTCTCACAAACTCTGGTAAGATAAAGCTCGCAGATTTTGGTTTAGCCATGAGGATTACCAATG ACCAAAGTTTAAATGGAATAGCAGGAAGTCCGGCTTATGTTGCCCCGGAAGTCTTGTTAGGGAATTACTCTGAGAAAGTGGATATCTGGAGTGCTGGAGTCCTTCTATATGCTTTGTTGGCTGGTGCTCTTCCATTTAAAGGAAACTCGCTAGAAGACGTTTTCGAGGCAATTAAGACTGTGAAGCTCGATTTCCAAGCTGGGATATGGGAATCTATATCGAAACCTTTGAGAGATTTGCTCGAGCGTATACTTACAAGGGATGCTGCTGCAAGAATAACGGCTGATGAAATATTAG CACATCCTTGGATTTTGTTTTACACCGAGCGCACCTTGAGGACATTATCTTTTAAGTCAAAAACAAAGAATCAGCCAGGATCTCACCACTTACCCGTATCATTTATTCCAAACTCTAGTAGAAAGATAAGAGACAGCAATTTTGTCGATGATGATTCTAGTCGAAATTCATCGTCTGAAAGTTTAAGCCAGGAAAAAGACGAGCAGGATGACTGTGGTTTTGTCGATGCACTTGCAGTTGCAATCTCACATGTGACTATTTCTGAGCCAAAGAGGAGCAGGTTGTGTGGTCCTACCAGTCCAATACGAGAGCAGTGTTCATCTAACGTGACATCTAACAGTCTTTGCAAAGCATTCTGA